AAGAATAGAGAGAAAGCGAGAGGGAAGCAGAGAAAGGTTTGGGAGGGGAATATAGAAAAGGAGGGATACCATTGTGTTAATATTGGagataaaaagagagagaaccaGAGAGTGAAATCAggagggaaaaagaaaaaagaaaaaagaaaaaaggctgggaaggaagaagaaaagagaatgagagaaaagaaagaaagaaagaaagaaagaaaaatgagaaaaaagaaaaaagatagtttgtctttaaaaaaacattttttttatttaaattatttaataaattatacaTTTCTTGTTAGTTTATTTGcagtatttatttagttttaggtcaaaatcccaaattaattttaaatatttaaataatttttttagtctaacacaacaccaaacatatgttttcattatttttataatccagcttcttagtccgacGCCACACCAAAAGTAGGCCAGTACTTAATCCAGGTTAGgccaatccgagctaatccaagacagtccCAGGATTTAGTCCAGTTCATGACAGTCCGTCGTACCAAACAACCCCTATATCACACAACACCATAATATCAGTCCTAAGTAGTTAATTCTGAGTAGTTAATTCAACAAATGATTGGTAGTAGGGGTGAGTTGATTTCATCCTGTTACAGGTAGATTTGATAGCTGAGTGCATCGCAGGTGATTACTTCTACTTGCAAGCTTTTCCCCTTATCACAATTCTCTCAGCCAAGGCAAGTTCAAACTATCGCTCTTGGGTTTTTTCCTATGAATTTCAGGTTTCAACGCGAATACATGAATTAGAAATCCAATTTGATGTTAAAAAGGGTAATAAAGGtatttcatttgattaattaaattaaaaatttacaGATGTCCAattttgtatgtgtttttttgagtttgtttatagaaatgaAATAGTTTTGAGATTCTTTTATAGTAGTAGTGGCCTAAATGGTTATGGTTAtaaatttctataattttttaattttttttttcttttaagttttttttaatggttaatacttttcaaaatactttttaaaatgtatttttttatttaatacaTGTATGATGTGTCGTCATATCATTGGATATGTGAGGCTCACATGTGTGCCACATCATCAATTTAAGCAATTTTTGGATGGAACCTGATGGCATGTACTATTTGTGAGCACGTATgttaactttgaggaccacgaatgatgcaaaaaataaataaggacgCAACCTGATAGTTGCGTAAACCTCAAGAAcattttatgataaaaagcCTACAAAATAATGTACAACTCATTCAAGCTCGACTCGTGAACCTATAATGTAACTTGGTGATGATTGTTCAATCTTAGGGAAAAACATGTCTACATACTCCTAACTGAGAGGATAAGTTTATTAATGAATgttgtaaacacgaatttcctgtgacaaatgagacaagaacacgtgtacaaaataatattatattaataaaatttagggttacaatctctgcaTTAAGTCCTCttattcgatctccaaagtgtttaaagaaaatttgtgtttgatacaaggttcgtagagacttgatcttgatcaaacgggtagcacaAGGCTTGTTTGGTGATTGAATTTTTCTAGGGTGgaggaaccggcacgtatttgttgtgcttggtggctcttccaaagtgAGGTGAAGAATGCatagagttttctgtttcttctaaGTGCTTGGTCTGTCTAAGCTCATTTCCTTCGTCTTGAGGcttcctatttataggctcctgtaggatgcttgacctaaatagcTTTCCTTCTTTAGGACCTTActttgtgggattttgatttcatttaaAATCAGTTCCGATAATTTGACAATTTAACCCAATTATCTTCGATTGATTGacttgattaatatttgatttaaatcatgCTATTTCTTATTTCTTCGATTGttcccttcttttttgtttttgttttttgttttgttttctccaaTAATTTGGCAGAATCACTCTTCCCTCATGCTATTTCCAACGTTGGCTTTGACCAGCAAATTCctcttctatatatatagatataaaaGTATACATATTAGCATATACAGTCCCGTTCTCTTGAACCCCAGGGGTCCAAAAGACTTGTGGTCACCTACCCTTAGATTTAATCCAAGGGTTAAgaaaaatttactttaaaatatcttttttcttttaccttttaaatttcacttaacaaaaaaagaaaaaactataaactaaaaacccaaaatatgttcttcttcctcccgCTGCCTCCACGTTCTGCTTCCTCCCATTGCTGCAGTAACAACAACTCCGACTCCAGCGTAGCCAGCGAAAATCCAGAGCGACTTATTCCCTCGCACTTCAACAAGGTCAGTTTCTTGTTCTTATTCAGTTTTTCACTCAATTTTCGGATTTGAAATCATGAACCCATATATGGGAATTTCAATTGAGTTTGtgctattttttattttggaactATGTAACTTTTCCTTGTACGCATATGAACAAATATCAGTCTCTAGTTGGGAAAAGAATAAACCCTTTGATTTCTAGAAATTGCGAATGAATTGAGTAACAAGCTAAGACTTGTATATTCTTTGTGAAGGTCATTTACAATTGAAATCATGAACCCATATTTGGGAATTTCAATTGgatttgtgttattttttatttcagaaCTACTGGAACAAATATGAATCTCAATATGGGGTTCTTGCAACTGGGGTTCTTCTATTCGAGTTTTTCCTTTGTCAAACATGAATCTTAATATGGGGTTCTTGCAACTATGCTGTTTGTTACTCGTTAATTAACATgtgaaaatcttttttttttttctttttccagacctttatttatttatttcttccaTTATTCgagatttttctttgtttattacatatgtttgtattaattttcttATGATACATTTAAGTGCAGGAGTGATGGCAAATGCATTAGATGAATGGATGTCTTCTAAAGATGAATTTTATATCCCTCAAGTtagagatgaaaaaaaaaaccgaaaGTAGGGCTAGCATTCCAGTCATTGGATGAAACATACGAGTTCTACAATGATTACGCAAAGGATGCTGGGTTTAGTGTCAGGATTAgcaaggagaagaaaaagataaaaacaggTGAGGTTGTTTGGAAACGATACGTTTGTTTTAAGGAAGGTGAAACAGATGAGAcatggaggaaaaaaaaaagacagtGAGTCTACACAAATAGAAAGAGAACGAGGTAATGTTTGTGAAAATTGCAAAGCAAAGTTAACAGTAGTTTATGATGGGTTCAATTTTGTAGTTCAGACTTTCATTGAGGAACATACTCATCCACTTGCAACACCATCTAGAGTACATTTGTTAAGATCTCATCGTGGTGTATCAGATACAAAGATTAAGTTGGTAAAAAAGTTTTCCAATGTGAACATTCCATTATATCAACAATTCGAACTCTTGGAGACACAAGCTGGTGGACATGAAAGTGTTGGGTTCATAGAAAGAGATTTAAGAAATTTTGAGCGAGATGAAAGGGAGAAAATAAAGGGTCGTGATGCAGAAATGTTATATGAGTACTTCAAATCGGAGGAAGATAAGGATTCcgatttcttttttaagtttgagacagataataataataggaTGACTAGATGTTTCTGGGTTGACTCTGTTGCAAGGAAAGCTTACACACATTTTGGTGATGTGGTTGTATTTGATACAACCTACAATACAAATCGTTATGCAATGATCTTTTCTCCTCTTGTAGGTGTTAACCACCATGGGCAAACTACCATTTTTGGTTGTGGATTTTTGAGTAATGAGACTTTTGACTCATTTGTTTGGCTATTAGAAACATGGTTAGAAGCAATGAAAATTGCCCCTACAGTTATAATCACTGATCAAGATCAAGCAATGACTAAGGCTATAGCTCAAGTTTTACCAAACACGTTCCACAGATATTGCGTGTGGTATATTTTGAACAAATTTCAAGAAAAGATGGGTTATTTTGCTCATCATAATTACTATGCACTTTTCAAGACAGCCATATGGGAATCTGAGACTGTAGAAGAATTTGAAAAGAGTTGGTATGAAGCTTTGGAGATAAGTCAGCCAAGTAGTAAGGAGTGGTTCGAAGAAATGTATAAATTACGTGGTACATGGATTCCTACCTATGTCAAGCAATACTTTTCTGCAGGGATGTCTAGCAGTCAAAGAGCAGAATCCATGCATGCATTCTTCAAGCGTTATTGTTCCAAAAGCAACTCTTTGATGGATTTTGTGACTCGTTTTAATAGGGCACTAGCTCATTTGAGACATGAAGAATTGGTTGCAGACCATGGGGATTAGAACGAGAAACCTAATATTAAATTAGGGATGCTGATGGAGAACCAAATGGTTGTTATGTACACTAAGAAATACTTTTACAAATTTCAAAAAGAGCTTCTGGAAAGTGGTGAATGTCACAGGTGAAGATGAAAATTGTTGGATTTACAAAATCTAAAAGTTCGATGCAAACTCTAGAGTACGAACCCTTGTGCATGATAAAACATCAAATCTACTGAAGTGCAGTTGTAggttatttgattttgaaggtATTTCGTGCAAGCATATGTTAGCATTTTTTCGAGTGAAACAAATTATGCAATTGCCAAAGGAGTATATTATCCGTAGATGGACAAAGTTTTCAAGAATTGGCAGTGAAAAGTTCAAAGTGCAAGATGGTGCAGATAACTTCCTAATATTGAGACACACAAGTTTGTTTCAATTTGCATCAAAGTTGATTGATGGCGCTGCAGTATCAGAAGAAGGGACGCAACTTGTAGAAAAGTCATTCGAAGGACTTattgatcaaattaaaaatatgaatttgagTTTGGTTGGTGAACCATCTGGTGTGAACAACTGCTACATAGACAAtactgaaaaacaaaattttgtagATCCTCTCCATGTTAGAGAGAAAGGctatagtccaagagattaggactgtatatatatatattgatcgAATTCCCTTTTAGCCACAAGGAATATGACACCCTAGCATATATATTAGCCGTATTCTGTAGCTATATTTTGGGTATGTAGATTCTCCAATCGGATTGGCAAGATCTTGTGTGGCCCCGTATAAGCAAGTAACTTAGTTTTGCCTTGAATATCCAAGAGAACCAATAAATATTCGATTTAAAATCTCCGATTGGAAGTTACACAATCTTTCCTAAACTGACATCTCCAAGGCATGCAAGGAATAGGGAATCCTAGCACCACCAGAATCCTTGATGGCTTTTGGCTTCTTTAAATTGCGCCGCACTCATGGATATTGAGATTAATCAAATCGAATTGCAAAGACTTCTCCTCTTGTCAACAAATTTACTTGGATTGTATAGGTGTGAATCCCGTAGCTTTAGGCATAACCTTGGTCCAAATAAACAAATCGGATACAACCTCTTTATTGAGATATTATTTCCCTTGATCACTGGAGACCAAAGAGGGCATGTAGAATAAAATATCTTATATGGTGCTtagcttttgctttttatttgatttgatactCCAACGAGTGCATGGGCCACCTTTCTATCCTCgtaaaatttcaagtttttgaaaatcccttcttcttttttggttttttttttttgggggtatgTTCTGGAGCTTAAACAAGAAAGCTTTGAAATTTTCTATATAGAGAGGATATGATGAGTTTACCCAATGTACTACACATCCATAATCCATTGTGAAGCCGTCGTCTCCCCTCTCTTGGTGAAGAAGCCAATTTGTTACTGTATCTCAGCTCTTGGTCCCCTCAATGACGAAAAGTGGAAGACAATAAATCTAACAGAGGTGCTGCAAGGCACAAGGTTGGGGACGCTCTTCTTGCTTCATGTCGTGTCTCTCCTTTGTGTGAATTTTCAATGATCGTCGAGCcgtattattattaatttttttcgaGCCTTGTCGATGTCCATCGCAAGCATTAACCGAGTCATTCACCTTGAGTCCagcttatttttttattttttttatttttttattcttgcagGAATCACCCAATCAACACTATAATGCTTGAATAAGAGAGGTATTT
This portion of the Prunus dulcis unplaced genomic scaffold, ALMONDv2, whole genome shotgun sequence genome encodes:
- the LOC117612917 gene encoding protein FAR1-RELATED SEQUENCE 5-like, with translation MRHGGKKKDSESTQIERERGNVCENCKAKLTVVYDGFNFVVQTFIEEHTHPLATPSRVHLLRSHRGVSDTKIKLVKKFSNVNIPLYQQFELLETQAGGHESVGFIERDLRNFERDEREKIKGRDAEMLYEYFKSEEDKDSDFFFKFETDNNNRMTRCFWVDSVARKAYTHFGDVVVFDTTYNTNRYAMIFSPLVGVNHHGQTTIFGCGFLSNETFDSFVWLLETWLEAMKIAPTVIITDQDQAMTKAIAQVLPNTFHRYCVWYILNKFQEKMGYFAHHNYYALFKTAIWESETVEEFEKSWYEALEISQPSSKEWFEEMYKLRGTWIPTYVKQYFSAGMSSSQRAESMHAFFKRYCSKSNSLMDFVTRFNRALAHLRHEELVADHGD